Proteins encoded together in one Larus michahellis chromosome 4, bLarMic1.1, whole genome shotgun sequence window:
- the PGF gene encoding placenta growth factor translates to MRLLGAFLRLLVAGALGAPPAPAPEARGTASAEPPVLTFREIWNRSFCRPLEQLVDVITEFPNEVEYIFRPSCVSLQRCGGCCGDEGLRCVPVETSTVTMQLLKIKPNGEAPYVEMAFTEHKQCECRPRQDLMRLGRRRSKGRGKRRQEKKRRKDCELCGTPRR, encoded by the exons atGCGGCTGCTCGGCGCCTTCCTgcggctgctggtggccggggCGCTGggggcgccgcccgccccg GCCCCGGAGGCGCGGGGGACCGCCAGCGCGGAGCCGCCCG TCCTGACCTTTCGGGAGATCTGGAATCGTAGTTTCTGCCGGCCTCTGGAGCAGCTGGTGGATGTCATTACCGAGTTCCCCAACGAGGTGGAGTACATTTTCAGACCCTCCTGCGTCTCCCTGCAGCGCTGCGGAGGCTGCTGCGGGGACGAGGGTCTCCGCTGCGTCCCCGTGGAGACAAGCACGGTCACCATGCAG CTCCTGAAGATAAAGCCAAATGGGGAGGCACCCTACGTGGAGATGGCGTTCACCGAGCACAAGCAGTGCGAGTGCAG GCCCCGGCAGGACCTGATGAGGCTGGGAAG gagGAGGTCCAAGGGCCGAGGTAAGAGAAGACAAGAGAAGAAGAGACGTAAAGACTGTGAACT ATGTGGCACGCCACGCAGGTAG